The sequence tttttttgttttggttagtTATTGTTGATGAGATTGAATTGTTTAGAAACACAAATCGATTCACGTTTATGGTTTTAATTGTAGTTTGCGGTTGAGTTGATTGTGGGTTATATGTGCTATTTTgagttatattttgttttgggATTGGGTTTGCATGTATTTTTGAATGCCTAGTAGACTAGTAAATGTGTGATGGTTATATTTGGTTTACTGTTCATTTCTGAATTTCTTTTAAGTAATGGCTAACGGGTTGAAGTATTTGAATTCAAGGATAGGCATGCCGAGTGAGTTTTCAAAACGCATTCTTGAAGGAGTTGAGACCCAGATTGATAAGATCAACGACACGTGTAGACGTAGGACTCTGAATTGGTGAAGGTTGTTCTCAAGGATGAGTACGAGGAAACTTTGCACGACCCAGTCTTCGGTCCGATGGCACTTTTGTTTCTCCATCTGGATGAGTCATCTGGATGaagatgagagttttgtttgtttaggcACTAAAAGTGCAACTCATTCAGATGGATCATCCAGATGACTTTTGAAAATTTAggcttaattttaaaattcattcaGCTGAACCAATTGGGATCATTTGAATAAAGATGGTTCATTCAAAATGGTATAATGTCTATTATGCCCCTAATGTAATTCACAAATTACAAACTtaaacataatatcatttttgtcacatacgaaaactgacaaaactacaaaaacacgttttcccgcaaaaacctaaaaactattttttccaCGCCGAAACtccaaaaacgcattttcccgccaaaattgcaaaaacatgtttttccggaaaaactgaaaaacgtgttttcgtgtcaaaatcacaaaaaaagcatgttttcacgccaactccccaaaacacattttccgccaaaacacaaaaacgtattttcccgccaaaattacaaaaataagttttcccgccaaaacaaaaaaaaatgtgttttcccgtTAAAACCGAAAATCtccttttcccgccaaaatcgaaaaatctcgttttcccaccaaaaccgaaaaatttcgtttttccgccaaaactgcaaaaaaacacattttcccgccaaaaacgtgtttcccCGCCTAAACCGcaaaaaacacgttttcccgccaaaaacgtgttctcatcaaaaccggaaaaacgcgttttccggTCAAAatgcaaaaacacattttcccgccaaaaccgcaaatgCGTGTTTCCctccaaaatcgcaaaaacgtgttttcccgcccaaaactgcaaaaacgtgttttcccgccaaaacttcaaaagcgtgtttcccgccaaaaccgcaaaaatgcatGTTCCCGCCAAAACGGGTTTCCCGCCAATAACGAAAGATttcattttctcgccaaaaccgaaaaaattcATTTTCCCGCGAAAATCGCAAAAATGTGTTTccctccaaaaccgcaaaaacgtgtttttccaccaaaaatgtgttttccgccaaaaccgcaaaaacgtattttctcgccaaaaccaaaaatttgtattttcccgccaaaaccgcaaaaatctCATTTTGCTGCCAgaaccgaaaaatcttgttttcccgctaaaaccgaaaaatgtGTGTTTCTCGCTGAAAccgaaaaatctttttttttccgtcCAAACCGCAAAAAGAAAACTCGTTACAATTGAaataattctaatgtaaatatattaaacaaaaataattaaatgtaatatagttaaaattaatatcaaacatatgattaaatcaaCATAAGGATATTTCGGTAATGTGTTTACTAGACtcatttgaatggaaatgaaaataaagaaacaaacataagatcCATTTAGATGAATTATCTAGATGAGCTATGTGGatagacaaacaaacaatcacaaaaatctgAATGGATCATCTGAATAGATCATGcaaatgaatcatttggatGGAGATGACAAATGGTGAAACAAACAGCCTTCTATTGCTTAAATTTAATCGGATCGGTTCATTTGTTTCTTGTCGGCTTTCTATTTAAAAGAGATCGATTTACAATTTGGGTTGTCGGATTCTAATGCGTGGTCTATTGGCAACACGTACTAGTTACATAATATTTATTAGTTGATACATGTTTCTCATGTTTGTATAGTTAGTTATAAGTTAGTATTGTCTAGACGTATGGCTACGTGATGAATAAATTTGGTGTAGCTGTCAATTATCTTTAATTTGTAAATGTAAAACGCCGAAGTCAAACAGAAGGAAAATTTTTGTGTTTGTGTCTGGCGTTTGCATTTGTAGAAAGAAACTTAAGAATGTTTTATATTTAAGTTAACTACTAACATGTTTGTATTAACAAATACAAAAGGGTGTTATTGAGATGCACAACTACTTGACGAGTGTGTACGACGTTGGAGATGCTCGAAGTACTCTTCTCACCATGATCCAAACGTTACACCACGCCAAAAATGGCGTTGACATGTTTTCTGGAACTAAGGCAATTATCTTTATCGATTACTTTCTATTAGCCAAACTATCGATTACTTTTAtccttatatatatacatacataagaCAATACTTTGGTTTCTTGTCTGTGACTTTGATTATTGTAGGTACGAACACACTTTGGGAGACCGAAGTGGAAGAAGGTTTTATCAAAGATTAGCACCAAACATAAGAATGCAAGAATCGGTAAAAATAACAGCAGAGTTGTAGTCAATCATGGTCTGTATTTTCTTTGTCTGAAGAAAGTTTTTGATTTGGTAAAACAGGAGTGTTCTATTGTGGAGGACCGAGTTTAGGGAAGGAACTCTCCACATTGTGCCATGAATTTAATCAAACGGGCTGTTCCAGGTTCGAGTTCCGCAAAGAACAGTTTTAAGGGTAAAAATGATATGGCTCCTCTACAATGTGGCTTTTGAATCAATCGAATCAAGTATATTGGTATACATGTAAAATTAATGTTCATGATTTTCTTCGCTTCATTCATACAactttcttgttcttgttttttttggtaCATTTAACTTTTAGCCAATTCATCAAGAATAAGATTGTAAAACATGGGTGAAAAGAGTACATTAAGTTAAGGTCTAGAAGCTTAGAGCACATAATTTCTGATTGGTTTCTGAtaatcaaaaaaagaaaaatttggcaaaaaagaacaaaacaactatattttagaattaaaaccaaaatatttgtCCTTATAGTATAAACAGTAATAAAAATCCAGTTTACCCCTTCTAATTAACCTcaaaatacttttatttttattatctaaGAAGTAAAGCAATGAAAAGTGAAAAATTAGAACTTATCAACTCCGACTCTGCTTTCTCTCCATCGAAGAGGCGATTAGGTTTCGCCGTTGACACCTTCTTTCTCCGGCCTGTTTTAGTTCGTCGGAGAGCTTTCACTCGTCATCACATCTCTCCTTCGTCCTCTTTCTTTCGTTTCTCCTCTTTAAACACCACCGATTACAATCACTTTGTAATTTCCGCTGGCTACTATCAGAGTTTCTCAAGCTCAGGAAAAGCTTTTTGTCTCTTAGAAAGAACGATTAGCTTCACGTTTTTCTTCTGTTACTCTTACTTCATCTCGGTTCTCAAAACTTGAAGGTTAAGGCTTCGAAATCCcgtctctattttttttttgttttggttagtTATTGTTTATGAGATTGAATTGTTTAGAAACAAAAATCGATTCACGTTTATGGTTTTAATTGTAGTTTGCGGTTGAGTTGATTGTGGGTTATATGTGCTATTTTgagttatattttgttttgggATTGGGTTTGCATGTATTTTTGAATGCCTAGTAGACTAGTAAATGTGTGATGGTTATATTTGGTTTACTGTTCATTTCTGAATTTCTTTTAAGTAATGGCTAACGGGTTGAAGTATTTGAATTCAAGGATAGGCATGCCGAGTGAGTTTTCAAAACGCATTCTTGAAGGAGTTGAGACCCAGATTGATAAGATCAGCGACACGTGTGGACGTAGGACTCTGAATTGGTGAAGGCTGTTCTCAAGGATGAGTACGAGGAAACTTTGCACGACCCAGTCTTCGGTCCGATGGCACTTGTACAACAAGCTCATTTACTCAGGGAAGATTATTCACAGCTTTACATGCAAGCAGCTCAAGGTTTCCAAGCCTCACGAGTTGTGGTTTTTATTTGCAAAGAGGCTTCTTAGGTTTTCTATGCAAGAATTTTATGTTGTGACTAAACTCAAGTCGAAAATTGAACCCGGCATAGATTTGATGATTGGAACGATGATAAGGGGTTCTGGAACAAGGTGCTGAAGCAAAATGGAAGTATCAACTTAGTGAGTATAAGGAAGGAGCACCTTTAAGTCTGTAACCAGTGGAAATGGTGAATCTAGTGTAACTGTATATTATCTAGGGATTCATCATGGCAAGGTGATGCAGATAAGTATTTggaatatatccaaatatcttattatttattttattatgtggAATAAATTTAGATAATCACctttatttgtattttctatattttattggTTTTCCTATTTTAATGAAGATTAGGATTTTCTAGATTTAaagatttattataaatatatattaaagccTAAAGTTGTACTCAAAATTTGGTAATAAACCAGTTGTTCTTTATACCTTGTTCGATTTGATTAAATTGATGAAGCAGAAAGTTGGTCTCAAGAAGCTATTGAAAGAAACTCTTGCTCGATCCAAGAAGAGGTCTCTAAGAACCTTAAAGTTCCTTGATCGACCGTTCAACCTATTTGTCCACTGCATCACAAGGGATGAGAATGTGTTTATCCTTCATGAATACATTCAGTTGGTGATGGACTTTGAGAAAATGAGGATGTATCCTTGGAGTCTTCACGCGTATGATGAGCTGATTGCATCAATACTCAAAGCAAGGAAAAATGTGCATCTTAAGAAAATTTACGTTTTTGATGGATTCTCCATTGCCTTTTAGATATGGGTTATGGAGGCAATCCCAGACATTTGTACTATGGTGGTTAAGAAGATAAAAAAACATGACCAAAGTGAGATGTAGGAATTCGAAAGAAAGTGGATAAGTATCCTACGAAGATATCGCTAGTCTAGAATCTCAGTTCGATAAGGTAAttagttttcctttttttttatattcagttcaattgtcaaaaaaattatgtttattgtTTCATTTGTTCTTGCCAGGGAGAGCTGTTCCAATATATATCTTCTACTAAGAATTTCGATGAGATTGATTAATCTGAGTTTTTAAGTGAAAAGGGTGATGAAAGAGTTGGTCGTGTTACTGCTCTTATCAATGTCAAACAAGACTGGAAGCAATTCGCTTGGGAAGTTGAAGTTTTGCCTCCAAATGTAGAGCTTTTTGATTAAGAAGAGGATGTTGAAGGGGCAAGTGTAAGCTAAATGATCCTGGTGCTGAGACTCTCAAAAAAGGAGCTTTGACTGCTTTATGTAAGATGGGACAACTCATGCATCCTCTAAAACACTAATAGGATTTATGCTTTCCTACTCCATGAAGCAGTGGTGTACATGTCATTAGTTAGTGTATGTGCTTTTTTCCCACACAAAAATCTGCTTTTATGGCGTGCCTGCATGGGATTTTCAACAAATCGAATTTCCCACATGAACATGTGCGTCTGACCAAGTCAACCATACGTTCAAAAGTTTCACCTCGAACCAAAAACCTGTCATCGCTAACTGGGAAAACCTTACACTTCTTACCTTTCTCAATCCTTTAGtcaatcttcttctccacaACAATGTTCAGTGGCTACGTATGCAAAGAACTAAGTACTTTAACTTCTACATGAAAAACCATCGATTCATCATTTCTTTTATGATGCCCAACAAAGGTATAACTGGAAACTCTATGGGTGAACGCAAAACAACATTTATAGATTCAGTAGGGTTAGTGGTCCTAATATCATACATGTAACCCGAAAATTGACAACGAGCCCAATTTCTCACATCAggttattttagatattttccaATTTCACGACTAATTGAGAAAATAGCAGTGAACATCTTCTTAAATCAGCAACTCGGTAAGATTTCGAGGCCTTTGCAACCAAACCAGCGACACATTTTCCCTTGAAACATATTACAACATTGTTCGTCAAGTGGTGATTGAAAATCCCATGATGAGATTGCCAATAAACTTTCGCAAGAGCTTTATCAATTGAGGTATTCCTATCAGAAACAAAAGTTAAACTCGGATCATCAGCAAAGACAACATTAAGCTGTCTCATAAACCAGTCCCACGAGCGTTCCTTCTCTGAGTCGACAACTCCAAATGCAATATGATATAGGTTCTAGTTTCCATCTAAATCAGTAGCAACTAGTAATACTCATTTATATTTGCTCTTCAAAAAAGTCTCATCCACAACAATAACTTTCCGAATGGCAGCATAAAAACCGAGAACACACTGACCATATGAGATGAAGAGGAATCTGAATCTCCCATTGCTATCAGTCTCATAAAATGTGTGTGATCCTGGATTAGCTTCCCTCATCATGTGCAAGTATTTGGGAATTTTTCATAACCTTACTCTGAAATAACTCTCACTGCATTTACTGCATACTCACGTGCTTCCTATACTAAAAAGTAGGTATCTCAACTCCATGCTCAGTACGCATAAATTGGATGATATCATTAGGTTTCAGCCATTCTTTGACACTTTCATACTTACGCACAATGAGAGTACCAATTGTTTTTGATGAAGCTGTCGGAACAAAATTGTTCTTTTTTGATGGAGCACATGAATGATCAGGTACGTACTTTTtgataataaaatatgaagaaccTGTTAATCCCTCTGCACGAACAAGCCAGCTGCAATCATAATCTGCACAACGATTATATACCAAAAACTTTTATCCAATTTGCCAAGCATGTAGTCGAAATTATTTTTCATTGCACATATTTCCATTGTTGCCTTCAAAGCTATTTTGCTAGTAAAATGTTGACGCTTCTTCACAACATCAACCAGAGAAAAACGGAAACACTTTTTTTGTTGATCATATCTTTGTCACAATTGTTATCATCATCACTTTCATCTAGCttaacatcttcttcttcaaactCGGTTTCACCATCAGTATCATCTTTAAACTTCATATGACATAGGCTCTTCCTCTCTGTTAGGCGATTCGGTTGGCTCTTCATTCAAGTTAAAATCGACTGTGATATTGCCTGTCTCAACCTTATAGGTCTGGGACTTCGGATATTCGGATTGGGTTCGGGTAAGATTCATTCAGGTCCGGGTTTTTCGGATTAATGAATTCTCTACCCAATAGGTACTTAAtagatttcggttcgggtttcgGGTCGGATACCACCGGTTTCGGTTCAGTTCCGGGTACCCATTTATtatgtaaatcatatatatatttatcaaataaaataatgtgtGTAAATTGAAGTGGTTTAGTAGTTACATACTCTATCTTTAGTGTGGCCAACCTGGGTTCAAGTCCCTAAATTgtcaattttattaaaaaaaataatattgaaatactatatatatttacaatataGAAGAACGCATAAAAGTTGAAATGGTCTGATGGTAACATAGCCGCTTTTCTACCTATCCAACCCGGGTTCGAGTAGAGGTGTTGACACTTTTTCTAATATTTTGGGTTTTAGGCTATCCATTTTGGTTTAAATGGGTATCCGATCGGGTTTTGGGTAATAACCGGAACCGACCCGATACCCACGGGTATTAGAAGCAATGACCCATCGGGTAATATGGCCATATctgaaaccgaaccgaatcggTCCATTTCGGGTTGGATCCGGTTCAGGTAAACGGTACCGGTTAAAAGTCCCAGCCCTATAACCTTAGATCGAATAGACACACATAACCTCGTAGAAGCTTTGTCCCTAACATATGTAAGATAATTTTTGAGTTGTGGATGCTCATTGGTGATGAAAACAGGTGGTGAGACGATGCTAATGATCAAATCAGTAGGTAAGTAACTCAGCTATATATTGACTGTTTACATCAATTCCACAGTCCTCACAAACCATAACTTTTAGGTTGTCAAAGGTTTTACTTATGTTCAAAGTAAGTAATCAACCTCCTTTtcttgattaattaattaaaagtcGGTAACTATTACATAAGTAGAGGCTACGACTCTTCCGTCAATTCCCggaatcccctatatattatttgaaaagcattgcaacatttttttgtagccacgtgtcatcactagaatgatttttagaatc comes from Brassica rapa cultivar Chiifu-401-42 chromosome A02, CAAS_Brap_v3.01, whole genome shotgun sequence and encodes:
- the LOC103853529 gene encoding probable respiratory burst oxidase homolog protein I, which encodes MHNYLTSVYDVGDARSTLLTMIQTLHHAKNGVDMFSGTKVRTHFGRPKWKKVLSKISTKHKNARIGVFYCGGPSLGKELSTLCHEFNQTGCSRFEFRKEQF